Proteins from a single region of Bdellovibrio bacteriovorus HD100:
- a CDS encoding beta-sandwich domain-containing protein — protein sequence MLLSRVLLFVLAGAQISFAAPEVGTKPDLPKPPAPPSEPTPPPGETQYEGVGRIDQVTREKGGDLYRLDLIKTLPLVRIEAKSKLGRLKIYSVSLVTDKNEKVPVRQLMGVNVDEPMAPISSEIFQTKTGIVAIEVLAEAMGGEAALEIKAFSTKEAPRLALGSRIPAFSCKRNLDALLKDKLDPVQLWVGRAEAAAPGSVQEKFAGNQLRDQVKDFIATMNTGGTFTSTPYILTLMNFFVDQYNAVRGGGVSEPAYKSLLTGTYDMLIVAIQNELPCRKFPSAELIKMAMDFSKKHQSMPADARGRTLFATMMAKVRDYAPDQYRKELAAANMTFREADAEGTKYYKMYVGSKDGDFLKDTNKNMSAYAFMIAEQALKVEVKMMDIEQKYQLIVEYQAKYNSNNEFPQAVAMRYLNILSEETFGHPMFY from the coding sequence ATGTTACTGAGTAGAGTACTCTTGTTCGTTTTGGCAGGGGCGCAAATCAGCTTTGCGGCGCCCGAGGTTGGCACTAAGCCGGATCTTCCAAAGCCACCGGCACCGCCGTCTGAGCCGACTCCTCCTCCTGGTGAAACTCAGTATGAGGGCGTGGGGCGCATTGATCAGGTGACGCGGGAAAAAGGCGGGGACTTGTACCGTCTGGATTTGATCAAGACTTTGCCGCTGGTAAGAATCGAAGCAAAATCCAAACTGGGACGCTTGAAAATCTATTCTGTGTCACTGGTGACGGACAAGAACGAAAAAGTTCCGGTTCGTCAGTTGATGGGTGTGAATGTTGATGAGCCGATGGCGCCAATCAGCTCCGAAATCTTCCAGACAAAAACTGGAATCGTCGCGATCGAGGTTCTGGCTGAAGCCATGGGTGGTGAGGCCGCCCTGGAAATCAAAGCCTTCTCGACCAAAGAAGCGCCACGTCTGGCCCTGGGGTCCCGCATTCCGGCATTTTCCTGCAAGCGCAATCTTGATGCGCTCTTGAAAGACAAGCTGGATCCAGTGCAGTTGTGGGTGGGTCGTGCAGAAGCAGCAGCTCCAGGTTCAGTTCAGGAAAAGTTTGCAGGCAATCAGCTGCGTGATCAGGTGAAGGACTTTATCGCCACCATGAACACCGGCGGCACTTTCACATCCACGCCGTATATTCTGACTCTGATGAACTTCTTTGTTGATCAGTACAATGCGGTTCGTGGCGGCGGTGTATCCGAGCCAGCTTATAAGAGCCTTCTGACCGGAACCTATGACATGCTGATTGTAGCTATCCAGAATGAATTGCCGTGCAGAAAATTCCCAAGTGCGGAATTGATCAAAATGGCAATGGACTTCAGCAAAAAGCATCAGTCCATGCCTGCGGATGCCCGAGGTCGCACACTGTTTGCGACCATGATGGCCAAAGTGCGTGACTATGCGCCGGATCAGTATCGCAAAGAACTGGCGGCGGCCAACATGACCTTCAGAGAAGCGGACGCCGAGGGCACCAAGTACTACAAGATGTACGTGGGCAGCAAAGACGGTGATTTCCTGAAAGACACCAACAAGAATATGAGTGCTTACGCGTTCATGATCGCCGAGCAGGCCTTAAAGGTGGAAGTCAAAATGATGGACATCGAGCAGAAGTATCAGCTGATCGTCGAGTATCAGGCCAAATACAACTCGAACAACGAGTTCCCGCAGGCGGTGGCGATGCGCTACTTGAACATTCTGTCTGAAGAAACCTTTGGTCACCCAATGTTCTATTAA
- a CDS encoding L,D-transpeptidase family protein — MRVAVSSLVLTLFMLVSATASAAVDYSSALSQLSLSEMRQAALGIWKHGLNPKIYWNDRLETLYRNGGNLEKTLRPQANQAFLRMLRDLQIGSVDPVNAGRDVKLVRRDFLTPKQFQMIALAAGNNAQSFVDLVAPQNAPYIGVQAAIQKIYPHCIDGTWQDIVPVTTPLRLYSIHPVIREIKSRLALLGYTMRNMDDRFDGDLLKAVTDIQWNMRIRPDGEISPKGKVWSFLSVSCMDRVRQIQVDMEKMRWFPQYFEKKYIFVNLAMSYFIMMDQSTDWPRVMSFRTINGRPARKSPTMRDEIVNVIINPFWVVPPTIFYEDKVNDLKDLTSEQIREYFDSHHYEAWVGGFRRKVDPTTIDWKGIAAGTVDPDIIIRQLPHLGNALGVLKFDLTNSFAIYLHDTNQRELFDTPMRQLSSGCVRLEKPLDLAEYLLEDTPWDRQTIASMMARPGEVVAKPTEIPVPSYKRMPVYTAYLTSMMNSDEVVRFVDDIYGQNPAVLRHLDGRF; from the coding sequence ATGCGAGTGGCAGTGTCGTCACTGGTTCTTACTTTATTTATGCTTGTTTCCGCGACCGCAAGCGCAGCCGTTGACTATAGCTCGGCATTAAGCCAACTCAGTCTTTCGGAAATGCGCCAGGCCGCTTTGGGAATCTGGAAGCATGGTTTGAACCCGAAAATTTACTGGAATGATCGACTGGAAACTTTGTATCGCAACGGGGGGAATCTGGAAAAGACTCTGCGCCCTCAGGCCAACCAGGCGTTTTTGCGTATGTTGCGTGACCTGCAAATTGGCAGTGTCGATCCGGTGAATGCGGGTCGTGATGTAAAGCTGGTGCGAAGGGATTTTTTGACGCCCAAACAGTTTCAGATGATCGCATTGGCGGCGGGCAATAATGCCCAAAGCTTTGTGGATCTGGTGGCTCCGCAGAACGCTCCTTATATAGGTGTGCAGGCGGCGATCCAGAAGATTTATCCACACTGTATCGATGGCACCTGGCAGGACATTGTGCCGGTGACGACACCTTTGCGATTGTATTCGATTCATCCGGTGATTCGCGAGATCAAGAGCCGGCTGGCGCTGTTGGGATACACGATGAGGAACATGGATGATCGCTTTGATGGCGATCTGTTGAAGGCTGTGACAGATATTCAGTGGAATATGAGGATCCGACCGGATGGTGAAATTTCGCCCAAAGGCAAGGTCTGGTCTTTCCTGAGTGTGTCTTGCATGGACCGAGTGCGCCAGATTCAGGTGGACATGGAAAAGATGCGCTGGTTTCCACAGTATTTCGAGAAAAAGTACATCTTCGTGAATCTGGCGATGTCGTATTTCATTATGATGGATCAGTCGACCGACTGGCCCCGGGTGATGAGCTTCCGCACCATCAACGGACGCCCGGCGCGCAAGTCTCCGACGATGCGGGATGAAATCGTCAACGTGATCATCAATCCATTTTGGGTGGTGCCGCCGACGATTTTTTATGAGGACAAGGTCAACGATCTGAAGGATCTGACCAGTGAGCAGATTCGGGAGTACTTTGACTCCCACCATTATGAGGCGTGGGTTGGTGGCTTCCGCCGCAAGGTGGATCCGACCACGATTGACTGGAAGGGGATTGCGGCTGGTACGGTGGACCCGGATATTATCATCCGGCAGCTTCCACATCTGGGAAATGCCCTGGGGGTGTTGAAGTTTGATTTGACCAACAGCTTTGCGATTTATCTGCATGATACCAATCAGCGCGAGTTGTTTGATACGCCGATGCGCCAGCTCAGTTCCGGTTGTGTGCGCCTGGAAAAACCATTGGATCTGGCGGAATACCTTCTGGAGGACACTCCATGGGACCGTCAGACGATAGCTTCGATGATGGCCCGGCCTGGAGAGGTGGTGGCAAAACCCACCGAGATTCCGGTGCCGTCTTACAAGCGCATGCCGGTGTACACGGCCTATTTGACCTCGATGATGAATTCAGACGAAGTGGTGCGCTTTGTGGATGATATCTACGGACAGAACCCGGCTGTTCTGCGGCACTTGGATGGACGTTTTTAG
- a CDS encoding DUF308 domain-containing protein — MRRISTQLIFLGSVYLILGATALAFASAATLASVMVLGVVLFCVGVAQIVYGIQGRKDGQLWPHLGLGCLALVCAALIARNPIENTLGLTLAVSFLLIASGLTKFIGAVTERTQGWGWFAGSGLISLLLGGLIMATFPVSAFWTIGTLVGVDLVAAGIATIGLGLSIKEVQQELREAGLKSSKVTSVDRPRYKRDRDEDSRTPPLH; from the coding sequence ATGAGAAGAATATCAACTCAGCTTATTTTTTTGGGGAGTGTGTATTTGATTCTGGGGGCCACAGCTCTGGCGTTTGCTTCGGCGGCTACGCTGGCTTCGGTGATGGTCCTGGGGGTGGTTTTGTTCTGCGTGGGGGTAGCACAGATTGTGTACGGTATCCAAGGGCGCAAGGACGGGCAGCTCTGGCCTCATTTGGGGTTGGGATGTCTGGCTTTGGTGTGTGCGGCTTTGATTGCCCGAAATCCGATTGAAAACACTCTGGGGTTGACCTTGGCTGTCAGCTTTCTGCTGATCGCCAGTGGGCTGACGAAATTTATTGGCGCGGTGACAGAGCGTACTCAGGGCTGGGGCTGGTTCGCGGGCAGTGGTTTGATTTCGCTTCTTTTGGGGGGATTGATTATGGCGACGTTCCCTGTGTCAGCCTTCTGGACTATTGGAACGCTGGTGGGGGTGGATCTGGTGGCTGCGGGTATCGCCACCATCGGACTGGGCCTTTCGATCAAAGAGGTCCAACAGGAACTTCGCGAAGCCGGCTTGAAAAGTTCAAAAGTGACATCCGTCGATCGCCCTCGCTATAAGCGGGACCGGGACGAGGATTCTCGCACGCCGCCTTTACATTAA
- a CDS encoding MutS family DNA mismatch repair protein, with translation MTDTASVSGTMTKSLNNAQVLHRKEQRLNLLLARWQAKLQRHQSGRLMAGLLFFASLVPLSMNSEARAGFAVPAVVLLVFIYLVVRTRNIARHLQHLQRLQQFVVRQKKRCLGQMSGRSWKQAQEVSAEYPMIRDLGLVGSHSLWTVLDETFSEGGLRRLLHWMSVGPLNSEQLQQRQQQIQALRPQAWFFTRLGIQANSNELNLSTLQIQEFLKNSFVGPQFIKLLVANLVLWVLTVLALVFAVTTKTALPSFLFAAFPLLSLFSLGSVGRAFMQGTGLSHHLSALAPLFLAIEKKCESSPALAQLCGQIYKVRPSRTSQKLDTVLGFVGTQTNPILHFILNAMLPWTVTSVYFLERLRQKMVKDFPQCVEELSEFEVLGSLLIFDKYQTQTYPVLSGAMNLQCKQVFHPLLDRNKAVANDFGFPHSKSLGLLTGSNMSGKSTFLRTMGINQILSNMGAPVFADSYQTVPMKVETCIEVSDSLRDGYSYFYAEVRRLRDILLTAATDTPVLYLIDEIFRGTNNRERQIGSRAVIQTLANEKTSLGFISTHDLELTVLEQSSPSVMNLHFREDIDSAGKMVFHYHLNQGPCPTTNALRIMAAEGIKVDEV, from the coding sequence ATGACAGACACAGCATCCGTTTCCGGCACTATGACAAAGTCTTTGAATAACGCCCAGGTCCTGCACCGTAAAGAGCAGCGTTTGAATCTGCTGCTGGCCAGATGGCAGGCGAAACTGCAACGTCATCAGAGTGGGCGTCTTATGGCCGGACTTCTTTTCTTTGCCAGCTTGGTTCCACTGTCAATGAATTCTGAGGCCCGAGCCGGATTTGCCGTGCCGGCAGTGGTTCTGTTGGTTTTCATATATCTTGTTGTTCGGACTCGAAATATCGCCCGTCATCTGCAGCATTTACAAAGACTGCAGCAGTTCGTGGTGCGCCAGAAAAAACGCTGCCTGGGACAGATGTCCGGCAGAAGTTGGAAGCAGGCTCAGGAAGTTTCTGCAGAGTATCCAATGATCCGCGATCTGGGGTTGGTTGGGTCGCACTCCCTGTGGACTGTGCTGGATGAAACTTTTTCGGAAGGTGGTTTGCGCCGTCTTTTGCATTGGATGAGTGTCGGACCTTTGAATTCGGAGCAGTTGCAACAAAGACAGCAGCAGATTCAAGCGCTTCGCCCGCAGGCCTGGTTCTTTACGCGCCTGGGGATTCAGGCCAATTCCAACGAGCTGAATCTTTCCACTTTGCAGATTCAGGAGTTTTTGAAAAATTCGTTCGTCGGCCCGCAGTTTATAAAGCTGCTTGTGGCGAATCTCGTCTTATGGGTTCTGACGGTGCTTGCTTTGGTTTTTGCCGTCACCACAAAAACAGCTTTGCCGTCATTTTTGTTTGCGGCCTTTCCATTGCTCAGCTTGTTCAGTCTGGGTTCGGTGGGGCGGGCGTTTATGCAAGGCACAGGGCTGTCCCACCATCTTTCGGCGCTGGCGCCCCTGTTTCTGGCCATTGAAAAAAAATGTGAAAGCAGTCCGGCCCTGGCGCAGCTGTGCGGGCAGATTTATAAGGTGCGCCCTTCTCGAACCTCTCAGAAGCTTGATACCGTGCTGGGGTTTGTGGGAACACAAACGAATCCCATTTTACACTTCATTCTGAATGCAATGCTGCCGTGGACAGTGACGTCGGTTTATTTTCTGGAGCGTCTGCGCCAGAAAATGGTGAAAGACTTTCCGCAGTGTGTGGAAGAGCTTTCTGAATTTGAAGTTCTGGGATCTTTGTTGATCTTTGATAAGTATCAGACACAAACTTATCCGGTGCTGAGTGGTGCGATGAATCTTCAGTGCAAGCAGGTTTTCCATCCTCTTTTGGATCGCAACAAGGCCGTGGCCAATGATTTTGGATTCCCGCACAGTAAATCACTGGGGCTTTTGACTGGATCAAATATGTCAGGCAAGTCGACGTTCCTGCGCACCATGGGCATCAATCAGATTCTGTCCAATATGGGGGCGCCTGTTTTTGCCGACAGCTATCAGACCGTGCCAATGAAAGTGGAAACTTGCATTGAGGTCAGCGATTCCCTGCGGGATGGGTATTCTTATTTCTATGCCGAAGTTCGTCGCCTGCGGGATATTTTGCTGACGGCGGCCACGGACACCCCGGTGCTTTATTTGATTGATGAGATCTTCCGCGGCACCAACAACCGGGAACGTCAAATTGGTTCACGCGCCGTGATTCAGACTCTGGCCAATGAAAAGACCTCTTTGGGGTTTATTTCCACCCATGATCTGGAGCTGACCGTGCTGGAGCAAAGCAGTCCTTCCGTGATGAATCTGCACTTCCGCGAAGATATCGACAGCGCGGGTAAAATGGTTTTCCACTATCATCTGAATCAGGGCCCTTGTCCTACGACCAACGCCCTGAGAATTATGGCCGCTGAAGGTATAAAGGTGGATGAGGTCTGA
- a CDS encoding DUF4382 domain-containing protein, with the protein MKNVFMKTVSLGAMVVIAACSQKVSESPSDSSASGLGQSNAEKAIVSFNLTDAPNKDLKSVVVDIDHMEVVVAGAGKAGRLILAKGLGPVDLLQLQNGVTLPLQDVEAPAGIRIQQIRLVLKPSGHYAVKGDDSICELKTPSAQKTGVKIILTNKVQFEAGHHYNIVVDFDALKSVVVQGNGGCLLKPVLKLKSAYKTPIVQPEPPVDNGGGDGSSGGGDTGSGGEDNGSGSGEEPSEPVVEEPVVEQPEEPGVGEETGSGDVSGGESSEGEELVTEPEQNDPADDGWDYTPIVDGEDYPVVTQDELGQLL; encoded by the coding sequence ATGAAAAATGTGTTCATGAAGACCGTAAGCCTGGGCGCGATGGTGGTGATCGCCGCTTGCAGTCAGAAAGTGTCAGAGTCCCCGTCAGACTCGTCAGCCTCTGGGCTGGGACAAAGCAACGCGGAAAAGGCTATCGTCAGTTTCAATCTGACGGATGCGCCCAACAAGGACCTCAAATCTGTGGTGGTTGATATTGACCACATGGAAGTTGTGGTCGCCGGAGCAGGCAAGGCTGGAAGGTTGATTCTGGCAAAGGGCCTGGGGCCGGTGGACTTGTTGCAGCTGCAAAATGGGGTGACCCTGCCATTGCAGGATGTGGAGGCTCCGGCGGGCATTCGCATTCAGCAGATTCGGCTGGTTCTTAAGCCCTCGGGGCATTACGCAGTGAAAGGCGATGATTCCATCTGCGAGTTGAAAACGCCCAGTGCCCAGAAAACAGGCGTGAAGATCATTCTGACCAATAAGGTGCAGTTTGAGGCCGGTCATCACTACAATATTGTGGTGGACTTCGATGCGCTGAAATCCGTGGTGGTGCAGGGAAATGGTGGATGTCTGCTTAAACCTGTGCTGAAGCTGAAGTCTGCTTACAAAACTCCGATTGTGCAGCCGGAACCTCCAGTTGATAACGGTGGTGGTGATGGCAGCAGTGGCGGCGGTGACACCGGTTCTGGTGGAGAAGACAATGGCAGTGGCAGTGGTGAAGAACCTTCCGAACCTGTTGTTGAAGAGCCTGTTGTTGAACAACCAGAGGAGCCAGGCGTTGGTGAAGAAACTGGCAGCGGAGATGTCTCCGGTGGTGAGTCTTCTGAGGGAGAAGAACTTGTGACTGAGCCGGAACAGAATGATCCTGCGGACGATGGTTGGGATTATACTCCGATTGTCGACGGCGAGGATTATCCGGTTGTGACTCAAGATGAACTGGGCCAGCTTTTGTAA
- a CDS encoding MFS transporter codes for MALLLVSICLAAVIFLYFNNNPLNHSKKFIFRRFVNWFPLGMSYAFLYMARYNLNVSKNAMGDMMTKEQFGIIFAAGTIVYGLSFLINGPLVDRIGGKKGIIIATLGSALMNLLMGGATYLYLMGRLKTNMVVAFSVLYALNMFFQSYGAVSIIKVKAYWFHVRERGVFGAIFGTLISFGVYFAFDWGQAIVDASKLNPEGPRTAFQNFIQHIFAIDTGATDATWLVFTIPAFILIVWALIDMVLLKDSPKEANFDELDTADASSGDDDDVKITLGLIFKKVFANPVMITIALVDFTSGVLRNGIMQWYLIFANETKETNPAFYAGSEFFIKNWGLLLCLTGVLGGFIAGLVSDRMFQSRRGPPAAINNFIMIFLLIAMCFFLTKNPTLFGLSAVLMTLAVIGVHSLMSGTAAADFGGKKMTATASGIVDGCVYLGSGLQSLSIGYLSAKNWHYWPLFLIPFAALGLFLALRMWKELPEATKKYILEVEKAEALKQH; via the coding sequence ATGGCCCTTTTACTCGTGAGCATCTGTCTAGCCGCCGTCATCTTTTTGTATTTCAATAACAACCCTCTGAATCACTCGAAAAAATTTATCTTCAGGCGCTTCGTCAACTGGTTCCCCCTGGGCATGAGCTATGCTTTTCTATACATGGCCCGCTACAATCTGAATGTGTCAAAGAACGCCATGGGCGACATGATGACGAAAGAACAATTCGGGATCATCTTTGCCGCCGGAACCATCGTTTATGGTTTGTCCTTTCTGATCAACGGTCCCCTGGTCGACCGCATCGGCGGCAAAAAAGGCATCATCATCGCCACCCTGGGTTCCGCGCTGATGAATCTGCTTATGGGCGGCGCCACATACCTCTATCTCATGGGCCGCCTGAAAACCAATATGGTTGTGGCCTTCTCGGTTTTGTATGCCTTAAACATGTTCTTCCAAAGTTATGGCGCGGTTTCCATCATCAAAGTGAAAGCCTATTGGTTCCATGTGCGGGAGCGCGGAGTCTTTGGCGCGATCTTCGGAACATTGATTTCATTCGGTGTCTATTTCGCCTTCGACTGGGGTCAGGCCATTGTTGATGCCTCCAAATTAAATCCGGAAGGACCGCGCACGGCCTTCCAGAATTTTATTCAGCACATCTTCGCCATTGATACCGGAGCCACCGATGCGACCTGGCTGGTCTTCACTATTCCGGCCTTCATTCTGATCGTGTGGGCCCTGATCGACATGGTGCTCTTGAAAGACTCTCCGAAAGAGGCCAACTTCGACGAGCTGGACACGGCTGACGCTTCCTCCGGCGATGACGACGACGTCAAAATCACCCTGGGCTTGATCTTCAAAAAGGTTTTTGCCAACCCCGTGATGATCACGATTGCTTTGGTGGACTTCACCTCAGGAGTATTGCGCAACGGAATCATGCAGTGGTATCTGATCTTCGCCAATGAAACCAAAGAGACCAACCCTGCTTTCTATGCCGGATCTGAATTCTTTATCAAAAACTGGGGTCTGCTGCTGTGTCTGACCGGAGTTCTGGGTGGATTTATCGCAGGCCTTGTTTCAGACAGAATGTTCCAGTCCCGTCGCGGGCCTCCGGCGGCGATTAATAACTTCATCATGATTTTCCTTCTGATCGCGATGTGTTTCTTCCTGACTAAAAACCCCACCCTGTTCGGACTGTCTGCCGTGCTGATGACCCTGGCGGTGATCGGCGTGCATTCCCTGATGTCCGGGACTGCGGCGGCGGACTTTGGCGGAAAGAAAATGACGGCGACAGCTTCGGGTATTGTTGATGGCTGTGTTTATCTGGGGTCCGGCCTGCAATCACTTTCCATTGGCTACCTGTCGGCTAAGAACTGGCACTACTGGCCCCTGTTCCTGATCCCTTTTGCGGCACTGGGATTGTTCCTGGCTTTGCGCATGTGGAAAGAGCTGCCGGAAGCCACCAAGAAGTACATTCTGGAAGTGGAAAAAGCGGAGGCCCTAAAACAGCATTGA
- a CDS encoding helix-turn-helix domain-containing protein, whose product MKSLGVVKAERGDIRAERLEGRVKPAVPFPHRHDFFQVVVVAGGRGQHEIDFETYPIKAGSVFVVKPGQVHRWDLQGAKGYVLEFYVESLNLDAMDRELFQSLHELPGHLRLSSAAQQKEFYFYCEKMCEEFLSRDQGYVSALKSHLNILILSLFRLSGRTVVKKSEGAFLGNFERLIELNFSRQHNVEFYAKALGLSPKALTMRVHRLLGKSAREMIHDRCLLEAQRYLGYTSMPVAEVGLALGFQDPNYFSRFFKAKTGFSPGAFRDKNN is encoded by the coding sequence ATGAAGTCATTGGGAGTGGTCAAAGCTGAGCGGGGTGACATTCGCGCCGAGCGTCTGGAGGGTCGCGTAAAACCGGCGGTGCCCTTTCCTCATCGTCATGATTTCTTTCAGGTCGTTGTTGTGGCCGGAGGAAGAGGTCAGCACGAAATCGATTTTGAAACTTATCCCATCAAGGCGGGGTCGGTCTTTGTCGTAAAACCGGGGCAGGTGCACCGTTGGGATCTGCAGGGGGCCAAGGGTTACGTCCTCGAGTTTTATGTGGAGTCATTGAATCTGGATGCGATGGACCGGGAGCTGTTTCAGAGTCTGCATGAATTGCCAGGGCACCTCAGGCTGTCTTCAGCGGCTCAGCAAAAAGAGTTCTATTTCTATTGTGAAAAGATGTGTGAAGAGTTTTTATCCCGGGATCAGGGGTATGTCAGCGCCCTGAAAAGTCATTTGAATATTTTGATTCTGTCCTTGTTCCGTCTTTCTGGCAGAACAGTGGTCAAAAAAAGTGAAGGGGCGTTCCTCGGCAACTTTGAGCGTTTGATTGAATTGAATTTCAGTCGTCAGCACAATGTTGAATTCTATGCCAAAGCGCTGGGACTCTCACCCAAAGCTTTGACGATGCGGGTGCATCGTCTGTTGGGAAAGTCTGCTCGCGAGATGATTCATGACCGTTGTTTGCTCGAAGCCCAGCGCTATCTGGGATATACATCGATGCCTGTTGCGGAAGTGGGCCTTGCTTTGGGCTTCCAGGATCCGAATTATTTCAGCAGGTTCTTTAAGGCGAAAACCGGGTTCAGTCCGGGGGCCTTCAGGGATAAAAACAACTAG
- a CDS encoding AGE family epimerase/isomerase — protein sequence MIENCKNWLSKDVLPLWLNKGVDWERGGFVESFSLEGEPQDVPRRSMVQARQIYSLRLGMELGLCDQQKSRKAIEIGAAALIRNYSLPSGGFIHSATKEGEAKNTTPDLYAQAFALFGLAHAYAVNPLPEYKERSRQLVQYLYNERHLPQGGFTELSDKGVQYEANPHMHMFESAVAWMAVDSDPLWKKLADEILNLCLTKFIDPKSGTLAEHFNADWSPILENGKFVFEPGHQYEWAWLMGLYQGLTGKDLTAVRENLIVLSEKHGIWSERKSVIDEVWSDLSAKTKTSRFWPQCERIKAVLQMGLEKKDQRAQYAQAADEAMATLFKFFETPQKGLWFDTWQESGEFRIQPAKASSLYHIIGAINEYVRLRPQL from the coding sequence ATGATTGAAAACTGCAAGAACTGGCTTTCAAAAGATGTCCTTCCACTTTGGCTGAACAAAGGGGTTGATTGGGAACGCGGTGGCTTTGTTGAATCCTTTTCTTTAGAGGGCGAACCTCAGGATGTTCCACGTCGTTCGATGGTTCAAGCCCGCCAGATCTACAGTCTGCGCCTGGGTATGGAACTGGGCCTTTGCGATCAGCAGAAATCGCGCAAAGCCATTGAAATCGGCGCGGCAGCATTGATCCGCAATTACTCTTTGCCGTCCGGCGGTTTCATCCACTCTGCCACCAAGGAAGGCGAAGCCAAAAACACCACGCCGGATCTGTATGCCCAGGCTTTTGCGCTGTTTGGACTGGCGCACGCTTATGCCGTGAATCCACTTCCCGAGTACAAAGAGCGCTCCCGTCAACTGGTTCAATATCTTTACAACGAACGCCATCTGCCCCAGGGCGGCTTCACCGAACTGAGTGACAAAGGTGTGCAGTACGAAGCCAATCCGCACATGCACATGTTTGAATCTGCCGTTGCCTGGATGGCTGTTGACAGCGATCCCCTTTGGAAAAAGCTGGCCGACGAAATTCTGAATTTGTGTCTGACAAAATTCATTGATCCCAAATCCGGCACTTTGGCTGAACACTTCAATGCCGACTGGTCGCCGATTCTGGAAAATGGCAAATTTGTGTTTGAACCCGGCCACCAGTATGAGTGGGCGTGGCTGATGGGCCTTTACCAAGGCCTTACCGGCAAAGACCTGACGGCCGTGCGTGAAAATCTGATTGTGCTCAGTGAAAAGCATGGCATCTGGTCGGAGCGCAAATCCGTGATTGATGAAGTGTGGAGTGATTTGTCAGCAAAAACGAAGACATCCCGTTTCTGGCCTCAGTGTGAACGCATCAAAGCGGTTCTGCAAATGGGTCTTGAAAAGAAAGACCAGCGTGCGCAGTATGCACAAGCTGCTGATGAAGCCATGGCGACATTGTTTAAATTCTTTGAGACCCCACAAAAAGGTCTGTGGTTTGATACCTGGCAGGAAAGCGGCGAATTCCGAATTCAGCCAGCCAAAGCCAGCTCACTTTATCACATCATCGGCGCCATCAACGAATACGTGCGCCTGCGCCCGCAGCTGTAA
- a CDS encoding type 1 glutamine amidotransferase, with amino-acid sequence MQDLLIIQHENDTPPGTVLLWAKQQGLKPHVWNIATEPAPFKPEDIKALIICGGTMDTFEEDLHPWLIDEKVFIKKCVKLGMPVFGLCLGSQLLAEVLGGRVYAAGKWEIGFVPVTMKDQTTPYTMNVFHWHQCTFDLPPGGELMATNDFFPNQAFRWGTHVVATQFHPESTLEWIHECADSVTPEHTGLVQTKKEMLESISLQQPMQDWFFKTLTQWYQV; translated from the coding sequence ATGCAAGATCTTCTTATTATCCAGCACGAAAATGACACTCCTCCGGGCACCGTTCTGCTTTGGGCGAAACAACAGGGACTAAAACCCCACGTCTGGAATATCGCCACCGAACCGGCTCCGTTCAAGCCTGAAGACATCAAGGCTTTGATCATTTGCGGCGGCACCATGGACACATTTGAAGAAGATCTGCACCCGTGGCTGATTGACGAAAAAGTCTTTATCAAAAAATGCGTGAAGCTGGGAATGCCGGTCTTCGGTCTTTGCCTGGGCAGCCAGTTGCTGGCGGAAGTTCTGGGCGGGCGCGTGTATGCTGCCGGCAAATGGGAAATCGGCTTCGTGCCGGTGACTATGAAAGATCAGACCACTCCGTACACGATGAACGTCTTTCACTGGCATCAGTGCACTTTCGATCTGCCTCCGGGCGGCGAGTTGATGGCGACAAATGACTTTTTCCCGAATCAGGCTTTCCGCTGGGGCACCCATGTGGTGGCCACTCAGTTCCACCCCGAATCCACTTTGGAATGGATCCACGAGTGTGCTGATTCCGTGACACCGGAACACACGGGCCTGGTACAAACAAAAAAGGAGATGCTTGAAAGCATCTCCTTGCAACAGCCCATGCAGGACTGGTTCTTTAAAACTTTGACTCAATGGTACCAAGTCTAG